The Eublepharis macularius isolate TG4126 chromosome 8, MPM_Emac_v1.0, whole genome shotgun sequence genome contains a region encoding:
- the LOC129334329 gene encoding LOW QUALITY PROTEIN: uncharacterized LOC128092250 homolog (The sequence of the model RefSeq protein was modified relative to this genomic sequence to represent the inferred CDS: inserted 2 bases in 1 codon), whose product MLLLLSLPLLLPXYPPPLLLLLLPFLLIFLLLLLHDGSFLLHLSSHQPQTLKVRSQPFPLGCWFT is encoded by the exons ATGCTGTTGTTACTGTCACTGCCGCTGCTCCTGCC CTACCCgccgccactgctgctgctcctgctccCCTTCTTACTGATTTTCCTTTTGCTTCTGCTGCATGACggctcttttctcctccatttaagCAGCCACCAGCCACAGACGCTCAAGGTGAGAAGCCAGCCTTTTCCTCTGGGCTGTTGGTTCACTTAA